A segment of the Candidatus Obscuribacterales bacterium genome:
AACAAGACATAGCCCACCAGAGCTCGCTCAAGGCCTTCATCTAGGATAGGTAGCACGAGGAAAAACACGAGCCAGCCCATGACCACCGACAGCAAATTCAGGGACGTGGCATATTCGATGCTGCGCTTGTAGGACAGCTTCAATTCCCAGTGCAGGACAGCAGCCTCAGTGGCGATCGCAATGAACAAAAACAGACTTTGTAACACCACTGCCCGCAGCGGCAATACCCAGACCATATAACGCCTCTCCTGATGCTTATTGCCCTAGGGGTGGTTTATGGATCAATGTTGCAACCTAGGATCAATGTTGCAACCTAGTCAGTAGGTGGACTCAAGTCACGGCGGCTAAGTGGCCGGGTTTCGGCTACGCTCAACCCTCTTCTCATCAAGGCTCAACCCTCTTCTCATCAAGGTTTGAGCCTTGAGCAACGTGGCAATCCATCTTGCCAACCCACCTCAATCGCCATCGATGCCTAGACTAGCCCATTATTCTAGCTAGTTTTCTGTCCCGTCTCTTCAGCTTGTTCAAGGCACAGCGGATGTTGGCCCGAAGGGGAATTGGATATTAACTCGGCATCAACGCTATATCTAGAAATAAGATTTGCGATCGCCTGCTTTTTCCCTCTATATCTAGTGTTAACATCAGGCAGATGCCGATTGCATTGATTTGGTATTCTATGGGTTGATTGAGCGCAGCAACTATGACGAATCTCAGAGCAGTTTCTCGAAATGGCATCGGTATTCGCACGGCCCAACATCGATCCGAGCGCATTGCCGGTCAAATCCATGTCTATGATGGGGCGGGGAAGGGCAAATCCCAGGCTGCTTTGGGGGTAGTGCTGCGATCAATTGGCCTGGGTATCCATGCCCTAGAGCCAACGCGGGTCTTGCTGCTGCGGTTTTTGAAAGGGCCGGGGCGCACCTACGATGAAGATGCCGCTATTGAAGCCCTGCAGCATGGCTTTCCCCACTTAATCGACCAAGTGCGCACGGGGCGGGCAGAATATTTTGGCCCCGATGAGATTACCCGATTTGACCAGCAGGAAGCCCAGCGGGGCTGGGATGTGGCTAAGGGGGCGATCGCCTCCGGTCTCTATTCGGTGGTGGTGCTGGATGAACTGAATCCGGTGCTCGATCTGGGGCTCTTACCGGTGGATGAAGTAGCGCGTACCCTCAAGCGCAAGCCGGACTTCATGGAAGTGATTGCCACGGGCCGGGGCGCACCCCAGCCGCTGTTGGATATTGCCGACCTGCATTCAGAAATGCGGGCCCACCACCATCCCAATGCCGTTGCCCACGGGATTGAAGGGATTGAAATCTACACCGGAGCTGGCAAGGGCAAGTCTACCAGCGCCTTGGGTAAAGCGTTGCAGGCCATTGGTAAGGGCATCAGCCAAGACAAATCCCATCGGGTGCTGATCCTGCAATGGCTGAAGGGCGGCACCGGCTACACCGAAGACTCGGCGATCGCTGCCCTGCGCCAGAGCTATCCCAGCTTGGTGGATCATCAGCGCTGCGGCCGAGATGCGATCGTATGGCGGGGACAGCAGCAGGAGTTGGATTATGTCGAAGCGGAACGGGGCTGGGAAATTGCCCGGGCAGCGATCGCTTCGGGGCTCTACAAAACCATTATTTTGGACGAACTCAACCCCACGGTGGATCTAGAGCTACTGCCCCAGCCGCCGATTGTGCAAGCCCTGCTGCGCAAGCCAAGGGATACAGAGATCATCATCACCGGGCGCTGCAAAAATCCCCCAGCCTATTTTGATATTGCCAGCACCCACTCGGAGGTGTTTTGCCATAAACACTATGCCGAGAAGGGCATTGACCTGAAGCGCGGGGTCGATTTTTAACGGATGGCTTAGGGGTCGCCTCAAGCTGGTCGAGGATACTCCTACCTCAGCCCAGCTTGGTGGGAGATCATCCTAGGCTCTGTTTTAAAACCTGCTAAATCCCTTGCGTACGAGAGAATCGGGGTTTGGATGAGTTTAAAAAACACGCCCTAGTACTCTGAGGCGGACGTAACCCGCCTAGTTGCTCAGGCGGGAAACCTTATGTGTCCTGAAATTCCTTTTCGTTTTTCTATTTTCGTTCTTCTATCTTGTGGCGCTAGGGAACCACCACCACCATAGTGCCGACGCCAACCTGGTCAAACAGGGCCATCACATCGGCATTGTGCATGCGCACACAGCCATTGGAAGCGGCTTGACCAATGGATGAAACCGTCGGCGTACCGTGGAGACCAATGACACCGTTGGGCATCTCGGCAAAGCCAATCCAGCGAACGCCTAGAGCACTATTGGGCCCGGGCGGGTGGACTTCTCCCGTCCAGGGGCTTTGCCAGGCCGGATCGACCACCATTTGAAACACTTCGTAGGTGCCGGTGGGGGTGGGGGTGTCGGGATGGCCGATGGCGACGGGGTAGCTGGCCACGATCTCATCCCCGTGATACAGGTAAACCCGCCGATCGCTGAGACGGATGAGGATCCGGGGCTGAATCTGCTCCTCGGGTAGGTAAAGATCCCAGGTTCCCAGCGCAGGCAGGTCAGGCTGGGAGAGGGTGACTTGATCGGGGCTAGCGTTCCCCAGCAAGGGTTCAACCGGTCGTCCCTCGGCGATCGCTGTCCCACCATTCAGTAGGAGGGCGATCGCCACAGCTCGACCGAGACCAACGAGGTACCTGAAAGGGTGCAACAGGGTCATGATGTTGGATACATGAATAAGAGTCTTTACGATGCCGATGCGTTGGCGATCGCCACCCAGCCCTGAATCACCTGGGCCACTGTCCAGGCTTGGGCGATCGCTCCTCGGGAATGCATGGGTGGATCCCCGTCGAAAATTTCGCCTAGGGAACCAATGCACTGGGCGCGGAGCTGGCTAGCCATGGGATCTAAATAGGCCAGAGCTTGTTGAGGATCGCCATACACCCTGAGGTGGGCTTGCACCAAGGGGCCGAGCAGCCAACCCCAGGCCGTACCTTGGTGATAGGCGGCATCCCGTTCGCGGGAACCTCCGCCGTAGTGACCGCAGTAGCGTTCATCGTCGGGGCTGAGGGAGCGCAGACCGTGGGAGGTGAGCAGCTTACGGCTACAGACATCCACCACAGCCTTTTGTTGCTCGGGGGTGAGCAAGGGAGCTAGACCTAGGGAGTCATGGGGGTAGGCGATCGCCAACAGTTGGTTAGGGCGCAGCGATGCGTCATGTTCCTCCATATCCAATGGATCGAGCACATCATAGCAATAGCCATACTCTGGGTTCCAAAAACGCTGGAATCCTTTTCCAGTCTGCTGGGCCAGGGCCCGATAGTCCTCAGTAGATTTACCGAGGGCGATCGCCAACTGGGCCATGGTACCGAGGGCGTT
Coding sequences within it:
- a CDS encoding cob(I)yrinic acid a,c-diamide adenosyltransferase, encoding MTNLRAVSRNGIGIRTAQHRSERIAGQIHVYDGAGKGKSQAALGVVLRSIGLGIHALEPTRVLLLRFLKGPGRTYDEDAAIEALQHGFPHLIDQVRTGRAEYFGPDEITRFDQQEAQRGWDVAKGAIASGLYSVVVLDELNPVLDLGLLPVDEVARTLKRKPDFMEVIATGRGAPQPLLDIADLHSEMRAHHHPNAVAHGIEGIEIYTGAGKGKSTSALGKALQAIGKGISQDKSHRVLILQWLKGGTGYTEDSAIAALRQSYPSLVDHQRCGRDAIVWRGQQQELDYVEAERGWEIARAAIASGLYKTIILDELNPTVDLELLPQPPIVQALLRKPRDTEIIITGRCKNPPAYFDIASTHSEVFCHKHYAEKGIDLKRGVDF
- a CDS encoding L,D-transpeptidase, which produces MTLLHPFRYLVGLGRAVAIALLLNGGTAIAEGRPVEPLLGNASPDQVTLSQPDLPALGTWDLYLPEEQIQPRILIRLSDRRVYLYHGDEIVASYPVAIGHPDTPTPTGTYEVFQMVVDPAWQSPWTGEVHPPGPNSALGVRWIGFAEMPNGVIGLHGTPTVSSIGQAASNGCVRMHNADVMALFDQVGVGTMVVVVP